In one Cronobacter dublinensis subsp. dublinensis LMG 23823 genomic region, the following are encoded:
- the yebS gene encoding membrane integrity lipid transport subunit YebS: MALKTQQLSPGKKLTIHAIGEPLPVAHYQRCPQCDILFMLPVVKSNQTAHCPRCDAKIRDGRDWSLTRLAAMAITMLLLMPFAYSEPLLRLYLLGTRIDANLFQGIWQMTRQGDTITAAMVLFCAVGAPATLVAAIAYLWFGNILGMNLRPVLLMLERLREWVMLDIYLVGIGVASIKVREYAWLEPGIGLLAFVALVVLSVMTLIHLNVEQLWERFYPQRPATRYHEDLRVCLGCHYTGVPDKRGRCSRCHIPLRRRRRQSLQKCWAALIASMVFLLPANLLPISIIYINGARQEDTIMSGIVSLAQSNILVAGVVFIASILVPFTKVLVLLTLLVSIHFKCQQGLRARVLMLRLVAWIGRWSMLDLFVISLTMSLVNRDQLLSFVMGPAAFYFGAAVILTILAVEWLDSRLLWDAHESGNARFTD; this comes from the coding sequence ATGGCACTCAAAACCCAACAGCTTTCTCCTGGCAAAAAACTGACCATTCACGCCATCGGCGAGCCATTGCCGGTGGCACATTATCAGCGTTGTCCGCAATGCGATATCCTTTTTATGCTGCCAGTGGTCAAGTCCAACCAGACGGCGCACTGCCCGCGCTGCGATGCGAAAATCCGCGACGGGCGCGACTGGTCGCTCACCCGGCTGGCGGCGATGGCGATAACCATGCTGCTGTTAATGCCATTTGCGTACAGCGAGCCGCTGCTACGCCTCTATCTGCTCGGCACGCGTATTGACGCCAATCTCTTCCAGGGTATCTGGCAGATGACGCGCCAGGGCGACACGATCACCGCCGCGATGGTGCTGTTTTGCGCGGTCGGCGCGCCCGCCACGCTGGTGGCCGCCATCGCCTATCTCTGGTTTGGCAATATTCTCGGCATGAATCTGCGGCCCGTGCTTTTGATGCTGGAGCGGTTGCGCGAATGGGTGATGCTCGATATCTATCTGGTGGGCATTGGCGTTGCGTCTATCAAGGTGCGCGAATACGCCTGGCTTGAGCCGGGCATCGGGCTGCTGGCGTTTGTCGCGCTGGTGGTGCTGAGCGTCATGACGCTTATCCATCTGAATGTGGAGCAACTCTGGGAGCGCTTCTATCCGCAGCGCCCCGCCACGCGCTACCACGAGGATCTGCGCGTCTGCCTCGGCTGCCACTACACCGGCGTGCCGGATAAACGCGGTCGCTGTTCGCGCTGCCATATTCCGCTGCGCCGCCGACGCCGTCAGAGCCTGCAAAAATGCTGGGCGGCGCTGATTGCCTCGATGGTATTTCTGCTGCCCGCCAACCTGCTGCCTATTTCGATTATCTATATTAACGGCGCGCGCCAGGAAGATACGATCATGTCAGGCATCGTCTCGCTGGCGCAGAGCAATATTCTGGTGGCGGGCGTGGTGTTTATCGCCAGTATTCTGGTGCCCTTTACCAAAGTGCTGGTGCTGCTGACGCTGCTGGTGAGCATTCATTTCAAATGCCAGCAGGGACTGCGCGCCCGCGTTCTGATGCTGCGACTGGTCGCCTGGATTGGCCGCTGGTCGATGCTCGACCTGTTTGTGATTTCTCTTACGATGTCGCTGGTCAATCGCGATCAGCTGTTGTCGTTTGTCATGGGGCCGGCTGCGTTTTATTTCGGCGCAGCGGTGATTTTGACTATTCTTGCTGTTGAATGGCTGGACAGCCGCTTACTTTGGGACGCACATGAGTCAGGAAACGCCCGCTTCACAGACTGA